A stretch of Natronococcus sp. CG52 DNA encodes these proteins:
- a CDS encoding archaeosine biosynthesis radical SAM protein RaSEA, whose translation MSQPTPEVYEQGKGMDAHNQVMREIRSRKEASYDPHEPTRVWLDEDNTPTGVKRSLTIILNTGGCRWARAGGCTMCGYVAESVDGGSVSHEALMDQIDVCLEHEEENGDEPAELIKIYTSGSFLDEREVGAETRRAIAETFGDRERMVVESLPDFVDREKIGDFTRYGVDTDVAIGLETATDRVRHDCVNKYFDFADFEDACAEAAVADEDAGSDAEAGIKAYLLMKPPFLTESEAVEDMISSIERCADVEGCHTVSMNPCNVQRYTMVDELYFNDGYRPPWLWSVARVLEETADIDAIVVSDPVGHGSDRGPHNCQECDDLVQKAIKDFDLRQDPSVFEEVSCECELTWETVMERERGFNQPLTR comes from the coding sequence ATGAGTCAACCGACGCCGGAGGTCTACGAGCAGGGCAAGGGGATGGACGCCCACAACCAAGTGATGCGGGAGATCCGCTCGCGCAAGGAGGCGAGCTACGACCCCCACGAGCCCACCCGCGTCTGGCTCGACGAGGACAACACGCCGACCGGCGTCAAGCGAAGCCTGACGATCATCCTGAACACCGGCGGCTGCCGGTGGGCCCGCGCCGGCGGCTGTACGATGTGCGGCTACGTCGCCGAGAGCGTCGACGGCGGCTCCGTCTCCCACGAGGCGCTGATGGATCAGATCGACGTCTGTCTCGAACACGAGGAGGAGAACGGGGACGAGCCGGCCGAACTCATCAAGATCTACACGTCGGGTTCGTTCCTCGACGAGCGGGAGGTCGGCGCCGAGACCCGCCGGGCCATCGCCGAAACGTTCGGCGACCGCGAGCGGATGGTCGTCGAGTCGCTCCCCGACTTCGTCGACCGCGAGAAGATCGGCGACTTCACCCGGTACGGCGTCGACACGGACGTCGCGATCGGTCTCGAGACGGCGACCGACCGCGTGCGCCACGACTGCGTGAACAAGTACTTCGACTTCGCGGACTTCGAGGACGCCTGCGCGGAGGCCGCGGTCGCGGACGAAGACGCCGGCAGCGACGCCGAGGCGGGGATCAAGGCCTACCTCCTGATGAAGCCGCCCTTCCTCACCGAGTCCGAGGCCGTCGAAGACATGATCTCCTCGATCGAGCGCTGTGCCGACGTCGAGGGCTGTCACACCGTCTCGATGAACCCCTGTAACGTCCAGCGCTACACGATGGTCGACGAACTCTACTTCAACGACGGCTACCGACCGCCGTGGCTCTGGTCGGTCGCCCGCGTGCTCGAGGAAACCGCAGATATCGACGCCATCGTCGTCTCGGACCCGGTCGGTCACGGCTCCGACCGCGGACCGCACAACTGCCAGGAGTGTGACGACCTCGTCCAGAAGGCGATCAAGGACTTCGACCTCCGGCAGGATCCGTCGGTCTTCGAGGAGGTCTCCTGCGAGTGCGAACTGACTTGGGAGACCGTCATGGAGCGCGAACGCGGCTTCAATCAGCCGCTAACGCGGTAA
- a CDS encoding bacterio-opsin activator domain-containing protein, translating to MDTTGGTHDSGGVSSPTAALEYVVDPVLAVTDETVAYANEAARDAFDVSEDDSHDAATLLAPHWDALEEAITETTVGTARHVSLEHDVYDARVHRGEEGATITFERTSEGDAPTSDLAVKERAINEAPVGITISDPDREDNPLVYINDAYQEITGYSYDEVVGRNCRFLQGPDSDPEAITEMREAINAERPVTVELLNYREDGSEFWNEVTIAPVPDEAGTVTNYVGFQNDVTARKEAERELERRTTELEYILDRVEGLIQDVTDVVAGSTSRSELEAAVCERIAAESAYDGAWIGERDPATEAIEVRSSAGVSPEALAVDGTHPAAESLASGDVAAAGDGETTHAAFPLTYNGIEYGVLTACTDRDRPIADRESVILSALARAVASGVNARETSRTLETDAVVAVELELTDASVASVALSAATDSLLEYRRSVHGTDDGTVSLFTVTGATGDELRTAAADLPAVGLTVLVERDEGCLIELMDENDPVAWLSGRGARTQTIESEGGSARLTVEIPRSANVRSVVEAVEDRYAGTDVVSFQQRDADGETREEFAARLEASLTDRQFVALQRAYLAGYFEWPRPTTGEELARTMNVSRPTFHEHLRTAEAKLCAAFFGDD from the coding sequence ATGGATACTACTGGGGGGACGCACGATTCGGGGGGCGTCTCGTCGCCGACGGCCGCACTCGAGTACGTCGTCGATCCCGTACTGGCCGTTACAGACGAAACCGTCGCGTACGCGAACGAGGCTGCACGAGACGCATTCGACGTCTCGGAGGACGACTCCCACGACGCGGCGACGCTGCTCGCACCGCACTGGGACGCGCTCGAGGAGGCGATCACGGAGACGACGGTCGGCACTGCTCGGCACGTCTCGCTCGAGCACGACGTGTACGACGCGCGCGTCCACCGGGGGGAAGAGGGCGCGACGATCACGTTCGAACGAACGAGCGAGGGCGACGCGCCGACGAGCGATCTCGCCGTCAAAGAGCGCGCGATCAACGAGGCGCCGGTCGGGATCACGATCTCCGATCCGGACCGCGAGGACAATCCGCTGGTGTACATCAACGACGCCTACCAGGAGATCACCGGCTACAGCTACGACGAGGTCGTCGGCCGGAACTGCCGATTCCTTCAGGGGCCCGACTCCGATCCCGAAGCGATCACGGAGATGCGAGAGGCCATCAACGCCGAACGACCGGTCACCGTCGAACTCCTGAACTACCGCGAGGACGGGTCCGAGTTCTGGAACGAGGTGACGATCGCTCCCGTTCCCGACGAAGCGGGCACGGTCACCAACTACGTCGGTTTCCAGAACGACGTGACGGCGCGCAAGGAGGCCGAACGCGAACTCGAGCGCCGAACGACGGAGCTCGAGTACATCCTGGATCGCGTCGAGGGGCTGATCCAGGACGTGACGGACGTCGTCGCGGGATCGACCTCCCGGTCGGAACTCGAGGCCGCGGTCTGCGAGCGGATCGCCGCGGAGTCGGCCTACGACGGGGCCTGGATCGGCGAACGGGATCCCGCGACCGAAGCGATCGAGGTGCGCTCGAGCGCCGGCGTCTCGCCCGAGGCGCTTGCGGTGGACGGTACCCATCCGGCGGCCGAGTCGCTCGCGAGCGGCGACGTCGCCGCGGCCGGCGACGGGGAGACGACGCACGCGGCGTTTCCGCTGACTTACAACGGGATCGAGTACGGCGTCCTAACGGCCTGTACGGACCGCGATCGACCTATCGCCGACCGCGAGTCGGTGATCCTCTCCGCGCTCGCGCGCGCCGTCGCCAGCGGCGTCAACGCCCGCGAGACCAGCCGCACCCTCGAGACGGACGCCGTCGTCGCCGTCGAACTCGAGCTCACCGACGCGTCGGTCGCGTCGGTCGCGCTTTCGGCCGCGACCGACAGTCTCCTCGAGTACCGCCGGTCGGTCCACGGTACCGACGACGGAACGGTGTCGCTGTTTACCGTCACGGGCGCGACCGGCGACGAACTCCGAACGGCTGCAGCCGATCTCCCCGCCGTCGGCCTCACCGTCCTCGTCGAACGTGACGAGGGGTGTCTGATCGAACTGATGGACGAAAACGACCCCGTCGCCTGGCTCTCGGGTCGCGGTGCCCGGACGCAGACGATCGAGAGCGAAGGTGGCAGCGCCCGTCTCACGGTCGAGATCCCGCGCTCGGCGAACGTCCGCTCGGTGGTCGAGGCGGTCGAAGACCGCTACGCGGGAACCGACGTCGTCTCGTTCCAACAGCGCGACGCCGACGGCGAGACCCGCGAGGAGTTCGCCGCCCGACTCGAGGCGTCGCTCACCGACCGACAGTTCGTCGCGTTACAGCGGGCCTACCTCGCGGGCTACTTCGAGTGGCCGCGCCCGACGACCGGCGAGGAACTCGCCCGGACGATGAACGTCTCGCGGCCGACGTTCCACGAGCACCTCCGAACCGCCGAGGCGAAACTGTGCGCCGCGTTCTTCGGCGACGACTGA
- a CDS encoding DUF1328 family protein, which translates to MLELATAIPLQIGGGGFLYWAVIFFILAIVAAAVGARGVAGVSMEIARIFVLIFIVLAVIALLL; encoded by the coding sequence ATGCTCGAACTCGCAACCGCGATTCCGCTCCAGATCGGTGGCGGCGGCTTCCTGTACTGGGCAGTGATCTTCTTCATCCTCGCGATCGTCGCCGCCGCCGTCGGCGCCCGCGGCGTCGCCGGCGTCTCGATGGAGATCGCGCGCATCTTCGTGCTGATCTTCATCGTTCTCGCGGTGATCGCGCTCCTCCTGTAG
- a CDS encoding rhomboid family intramembrane serine protease has protein sequence MPVTPTQVVLVLTVVAALGFVWQCGERDRWRSLVGDRFLYGVPWGTMVTVGIVVAFYLLAQGGLRHWGEPLTYPFITWSYFYPTGWLTAGIAHGSPEHLVANTVGTLAFAPIAEYAWSHYPDPSRNAGRARGQPAPDGWLTRPWIRAIVVFPAALLGAAYLTAFFSLGPGLGFSGAVFAIAGFALVTHPVATVVALVASSALRLLYEALSQPVVREAVQTGPPTPPGWASIGFQAHLLGFLIGALAGIALLGRRRRRPTAERVFFATLLLGFAQALWLLVWPAGDDVFVLYRGAGVVLVVLLAMVVTVAVAGGDRPLPRPLSALPRVPTRRQLAAVWILVVSLGFAAGFAGVLLSDQPLFLPLGTLLLFSALLALPALPPFVPDRWLSSPVSRRQTAIVCLAVLTVLVAVPSVPFGLTVVDDDTVPGSGEVEAGDYAVTYERNATFDQRTVVDVGDENETLGTPQDGVLVVSDDRELSTVAVRTDLLEYEGEETVHVGGFGWRETVHVERTGWEVTGNETAYAVDLEVDGERTRSFTSEPVRVHASVDGQAIHVVPADDAFLLRVTEDGDDVGETAIPEPNETATVGDLQFSTADVDGAERVVLETDDTEIQIAEREVYERGEDEPELYEREEE, from the coding sequence ATGCCTGTCACACCGACCCAGGTCGTTCTCGTACTGACGGTCGTCGCCGCGCTCGGCTTCGTGTGGCAGTGCGGGGAGCGCGACCGCTGGCGCTCGCTCGTCGGGGACAGGTTCCTCTACGGCGTCCCGTGGGGGACGATGGTCACCGTCGGTATCGTCGTCGCGTTCTACCTGCTGGCCCAGGGCGGCCTCCGCCACTGGGGGGAGCCGCTCACGTACCCGTTCATCACGTGGTCGTACTTCTACCCGACCGGATGGCTCACGGCCGGCATCGCGCACGGCTCCCCCGAACATCTCGTGGCGAACACGGTCGGCACCCTCGCGTTCGCTCCGATCGCGGAGTACGCGTGGAGTCACTACCCCGACCCGTCCCGGAACGCGGGTCGCGCTCGGGGGCAGCCGGCGCCCGACGGCTGGCTGACCCGCCCCTGGATCCGGGCGATCGTCGTGTTTCCGGCCGCGCTGCTCGGCGCCGCGTATCTCACGGCGTTCTTCTCGCTGGGACCGGGGCTCGGGTTCTCCGGAGCCGTCTTCGCCATCGCCGGATTCGCCCTCGTCACGCATCCGGTCGCGACCGTCGTCGCGCTCGTCGCCTCCAGCGCCCTGCGGCTCCTGTACGAGGCCCTGAGCCAGCCGGTCGTCCGCGAGGCGGTTCAGACGGGGCCGCCGACGCCGCCGGGGTGGGCCTCGATCGGGTTCCAGGCCCACCTTTTGGGCTTTCTGATCGGTGCGCTCGCCGGAATCGCGCTGCTGGGACGCAGGAGACGGCGACCGACCGCGGAGCGAGTGTTCTTCGCGACCCTCCTCCTCGGATTCGCGCAGGCGCTCTGGCTCCTCGTCTGGCCCGCCGGCGACGACGTGTTCGTGCTCTACCGGGGTGCCGGCGTCGTGCTCGTCGTCCTGCTGGCGATGGTTGTCACGGTCGCCGTCGCGGGCGGCGATCGCCCGCTCCCCCGACCGCTCTCGGCTCTGCCTCGAGTTCCGACGCGGCGCCAGCTCGCCGCCGTGTGGATTCTCGTGGTCTCGCTCGGCTTCGCGGCGGGTTTCGCGGGCGTCCTACTGAGCGACCAACCGCTGTTCCTGCCGCTCGGGACGCTGCTCCTGTTCTCGGCGCTGCTCGCCCTTCCGGCGCTCCCGCCGTTCGTTCCCGATCGGTGGCTCTCGAGTCCGGTGTCGCGTCGACAGACTGCGATCGTCTGTCTCGCCGTGCTAACGGTACTGGTCGCCGTTCCGAGCGTTCCGTTCGGCCTAACGGTGGTCGACGACGACACCGTCCCGGGGTCCGGCGAGGTCGAGGCCGGGGACTACGCCGTCACCTACGAGCGGAACGCGACGTTCGACCAGCGCACGGTCGTGGACGTTGGCGACGAGAACGAGACCCTCGGAACTCCGCAGGACGGGGTGCTCGTCGTCAGCGACGACCGCGAACTCTCGACGGTCGCCGTCCGCACCGACCTGCTCGAGTACGAGGGCGAGGAAACGGTCCACGTCGGCGGGTTCGGCTGGCGGGAGACCGTCCACGTCGAACGGACCGGCTGGGAGGTGACCGGGAACGAAACGGCGTACGCCGTCGACCTCGAGGTCGACGGCGAGCGGACCCGATCGTTCACCTCCGAACCGGTGCGGGTCCACGCGTCGGTCGACGGGCAGGCGATTCACGTCGTTCCAGCCGACGACGCGTTCCTGCTTCGCGTCACCGAGGACGGGGACGACGTCGGCGAGACGGCGATTCCGGAGCCCAACGAAACCGCGACGGTCGGCGACCTGCAGTTCTCGACGGCGGACGTCGACGGAGCCGAGCGCGTGGTCCTCGAAACGGACGACACCGAGATCCAGATTGCCGAGCGAGAGGTCTACGAGCGCGGGGAAGACGAACCGGAACTGTACGAGCGGGAGGAGGAGTGA
- a CDS encoding HVO_0649 family zinc finger protein, with protein sequence MSMYRSPFERLRAKFDDSELRCPQCGYFDDDGGWRVTTTGSRVRYQFVCPSCDAVETRELRL encoded by the coding sequence ATGTCAATGTACCGATCGCCGTTCGAACGACTCCGGGCGAAGTTCGACGATTCGGAACTCAGGTGCCCGCAGTGCGGCTACTTCGACGACGACGGCGGGTGGCGAGTTACGACGACCGGGAGTCGAGTCCGGTACCAGTTCGTCTGTCCGTCGTGTGACGCCGTCGAGACCAGAGAACTCCGGCTGTAG